A stretch of the Sulfurimonas sp. HSL3-1 genome encodes the following:
- a CDS encoding CmpA/NrtA family ABC transporter substrate-binding protein, with protein MTLAGLTLGLVATTLMADVEKKKLTIGFIALTDCAPIVIAEEKGFFDKYGLDVHVVKEGGGWPGIQQKVINGEYDFSHALAGMPIAATLGINGDANLQALMSLDFNGNGITFGNNIIKKMKTYGMDEKKRPLGSGSLKKYIDAKHQKEGGKYQPLSFGMVHPVSTHNYELRYWMASSGIEPDRDATIKPFPPPTMPSNLIAGNIEGYCVGEPWNERIVLKKKGSTLVTNYDIWNNNPEKVLQARADFVEKNPETTKAVLKAIIEAQMWLDESWEHRKEAAKILSKPNYVKAPVSVLEKSMTGTFQYLKGRDSEPNPMFNVFANYYAAYPFYSHGMWFITQMYRWGQLDKPVDMKAVIEKTYRPDLFAIAAKEVGYALPPSPWKKDGVDKYNMFMDGKVYDPNKAVEYIYSFKVTNPLVSEADLKAANAWEGSLKTAQPDYVCPYGPAGCADPKYVTK; from the coding sequence TTGACACTGGCCGGACTCACCCTCGGGCTGGTAGCGACGACGCTGATGGCGGACGTCGAAAAGAAGAAGCTGACCATCGGCTTTATTGCGCTGACGGACTGTGCTCCCATCGTCATCGCGGAGGAGAAGGGTTTCTTTGACAAGTACGGCCTGGATGTGCATGTCGTCAAGGAGGGCGGCGGTTGGCCGGGGATCCAGCAGAAAGTGATCAACGGCGAGTACGACTTCTCGCACGCCCTGGCGGGGATGCCGATCGCGGCGACGCTGGGCATCAACGGGGATGCGAACCTCCAGGCGCTGATGAGCCTCGATTTCAACGGCAACGGCATCACCTTCGGCAACAACATCATCAAGAAGATGAAAACCTACGGCATGGACGAGAAAAAACGTCCGCTCGGTTCCGGATCGCTGAAGAAGTACATCGATGCCAAGCATCAAAAAGAGGGGGGCAAATACCAGCCGCTGAGCTTCGGCATGGTGCACCCGGTCTCGACGCACAACTATGAGCTGCGCTACTGGATGGCCTCCTCGGGCATCGAGCCCGACCGCGACGCGACGATCAAACCTTTCCCGCCGCCGACGATGCCGTCGAACCTGATCGCGGGCAATATCGAAGGGTACTGCGTCGGGGAGCCTTGGAACGAACGGATCGTCCTGAAAAAAAAGGGCTCAACCCTCGTCACGAACTACGACATCTGGAACAACAACCCCGAAAAGGTGCTCCAGGCCCGGGCGGACTTTGTCGAAAAGAACCCTGAAACGACCAAGGCGGTCCTCAAAGCGATCATCGAGGCGCAGATGTGGCTGGATGAGAGCTGGGAACACCGCAAAGAGGCGGCGAAGATCCTCAGCAAGCCCAACTACGTCAAGGCACCGGTCTCGGTACTTGAAAAGTCGATGACGGGGACCTTCCAGTACCTTAAGGGGCGGGATTCCGAGCCCAACCCGATGTTCAACGTCTTCGCCAACTACTACGCGGCGTACCCTTTCTACAGCCACGGCATGTGGTTCATCACGCAGATGTACCGCTGGGGACAGCTCGACAAGCCCGTCGATATGAAAGCGGTCATCGAGAAGACCTATCGTCCGGACCTGTTCGCGATCGCGGCCAAAGAGGTGGGGTATGCACTGCCGCCGAGTCCGTGGAAAAAGGATGGCGTGGACAAGTACAACATGTTCATGGACGGCAAGGTTTACGACCCGAACAAGGCGGTCGAGTATATCTACAGCTTCAAGGTGACGAACCCGCTCGTGAGCGAGGCGGACCTCAAAGCGGCCAACGCCTGGGAGGGGAGCCTGAAGACGGCCCAGCCCGATTATGTCTGCCCCTACGGGCCCGCCGGCTGCGCCGACCCCAAATACGTTACGAAATAA
- the ntrB gene encoding nitrate ABC transporter permease — protein sequence MMQEIIKKTALPLMVLFVILAGWQLVANNVEEFPTPHSTWVAAFGGINADGDEIEGVLSDPFYVENEDDKGIAWQITNSLGRVFGGFALAILVGIPVGLLIGMSKNFMMALNPYIQILKPVSPLAWLPLLLMVFQDINLTAISTIFITSIWPIIINTALGVRSVNQDYLNVAKVLQFTPFETIRKIILPVAVPYIFTGMRLSLGIAWLVIVAAEMLTGGIGIGFWIWDEYNNLNYPNIIIGIIIVGVVGYILDVIMGKIADFFDYRKRA from the coding sequence ATGATGCAGGAAATTATCAAGAAAACCGCGCTGCCGCTGATGGTGCTGTTCGTCATTCTGGCGGGCTGGCAACTGGTGGCCAACAATGTCGAAGAGTTCCCGACGCCCCACAGCACATGGGTGGCGGCGTTCGGGGGAATCAATGCCGACGGCGACGAGATCGAGGGAGTGCTTTCCGATCCGTTTTATGTCGAGAACGAGGATGACAAGGGGATCGCCTGGCAGATCACGAACTCCCTCGGCCGGGTCTTCGGGGGCTTCGCGCTGGCGATCCTCGTGGGGATCCCCGTGGGGCTGCTGATCGGGATGAGCAAAAACTTTATGATGGCGCTCAACCCCTACATCCAGATCCTCAAGCCGGTTTCGCCGCTGGCGTGGCTGCCGCTGCTGCTGATGGTCTTCCAGGACATCAACCTGACGGCCATCTCGACGATCTTTATCACCTCCATCTGGCCGATTATCATCAATACGGCCCTGGGGGTGCGCAGCGTCAACCAGGATTATCTCAATGTCGCGAAGGTGCTGCAGTTCACCCCGTTCGAGACGATCCGCAAGATCATCCTGCCCGTCGCGGTACCGTACATCTTTACGGGGATGCGGCTGAGCCTGGGGATCGCCTGGCTCGTCATCGTTGCGGCGGAGATGCTCACCGGCGGGATCGGCATCGGGTTCTGGATCTGGGACGAGTACAACAATCTGAACTACCCGAACATCATTATCGGGATCATCATCGTCGGTGTCGTGGGGTATATCCTCGACGTCATCATGGGCAAGATCGCCGATTTCTTCGACTACCGAAAACGCGCCTGA